A region of Oceanicoccus sp. KOV_DT_Chl DNA encodes the following proteins:
- a CDS encoding MaoC family dehydratase N-terminal domain-containing protein encodes MLEQAELEQRLNACIGIVVGPLRSWDPVNMPMIRHWCDAMGDLNPLYTDPEFATQGPYGEIIAPPSMIQAWTMTGYTRRLAPGSKGLPEGADNHFDLLTDGGYLSVVAVNCDQHYLQPLKLGDQIYQTTQLESVSEKKQTALGEGYFTSELFTYYNQHDEKVVDMHWRLLRFKP; translated from the coding sequence ATGTTAGAACAAGCCGAGTTAGAGCAGCGACTGAATGCCTGTATTGGTATAGTAGTGGGTCCGCTCAGAAGTTGGGACCCGGTGAATATGCCGATGATCCGGCATTGGTGTGATGCCATGGGTGACCTGAACCCGCTGTACACCGATCCCGAGTTTGCAACGCAGGGGCCTTATGGTGAAATTATTGCGCCGCCAAGCATGATTCAAGCATGGACTATGACGGGTTATACCCGGCGTTTAGCGCCAGGTTCTAAAGGTCTACCTGAGGGCGCAGATAATCATTTCGATTTATTAACCGATGGCGGTTATCTTTCAGTAGTGGCGGTGAATTGCGATCAGCATTATTTGCAGCCGCTTAAGTTAGGCGATCAAATTTATCAAACGACGCAATTGGAAAGTGTTTCGGAAAAAAAACAAACTGCGTTGGGGGAAGGTTATTTTACCAGTGAGTTGTTTACCTATTACAACCAGCATGATGAAAAAGTAGTGGATATGCATTGGCGTTTATTGCGCTTTAAACCCTGA
- a CDS encoding Zn-ribbon domain-containing OB-fold protein, producing MSTALRPRMGVNKDTQFFTDGLQAGKLLIQHCKSCDQLQHPPGPCCKHCQSFEWDTVSACGEGVLASFVKMHHPALPGFDQPNPVGLITLKEGTRIIAQLIDFDPDAIKVGAAVKLVMTKCDDELTLPLFAPADK from the coding sequence ATGTCAACAGCACTTAGACCCCGTATGGGTGTGAATAAAGATACCCAATTTTTCACTGACGGTTTGCAGGCTGGAAAATTATTAATCCAGCATTGTAAAAGCTGTGATCAATTGCAACATCCTCCCGGACCTTGCTGTAAACACTGTCAATCCTTTGAATGGGATACCGTGAGTGCTTGCGGCGAGGGTGTGTTGGCCAGTTTTGTAAAAATGCATCACCCGGCATTACCGGGATTTGATCAGCCCAACCCAGTGGGTTTAATTACCTTAAAAGAAGGCACTCGTATTATTGCGCAGTTAATCGACTTTGACCCAGACGCTATTAAAGTCGGTGCGGCAGTAAAGTTGGTGATGACAAAATGTGATGATGAATTAACGCTACCGCTATTTGCACCGGCGGATAAATAG
- a CDS encoding MaoC family dehydratase, which produces MKSLRFDQISEGDTLPALEIDVSTSLIVATAIASRDYQNVHHDRDQAVELGSKDIFMNILTTNGLVGRFVTDWSGPLGLLKRINIRLGVPNYAGDKMVLTGTVGAKRVAAGENIIDINVVGKNSLGDHVTGMVEVALP; this is translated from the coding sequence ATGAAAAGTCTACGCTTTGATCAAATCAGTGAAGGCGATACCTTGCCTGCGCTGGAGATCGATGTCTCTACCAGCTTGATTGTGGCGACAGCTATTGCGTCGCGTGATTATCAAAATGTTCACCACGATAGAGATCAGGCAGTCGAATTAGGTTCGAAAGATATTTTTATGAATATCTTAACGACCAATGGTTTGGTGGGACGTTTTGTTACGGATTGGAGTGGTCCTTTGGGTTTATTAAAACGCATCAATATTCGTTTAGGGGTACCTAATTATGCCGGCGATAAAATGGTTTTAACGGGTACAGTTGGAGCCAAGCGAGTTGCTGCTGGTGAAAATATTATCGATATCAATGTGGTGGGAAAAAATAGTTTAGGCGACCACGTTACCGGCATGGTTGAAGTCGCTTTACCGTAG
- a CDS encoding lipid-transfer protein, whose product MSKRSLSGQAAIVGIGNTEFSKNSGRSEMRLAVEAVLAACADAGIDPSEVDGISTYTMDNNPEIEVHRLIGGKELKFFSRIHYGGGAACAPIQQAAMAVATGVCDCVVVYRAMNERSEYRYGAGMQDQAPDSSFETVHFGWYIPHGLVSPASWVAMAASAYMDKYGATSEDFGRVSVNARAMAATNPNAWFYQQPITLADHQNSRWIAEPLRLLDCCQESDGAVACVIVSAERAKELKQKPAYIRGAAQGACDDQQMMTSYYRDDITRLTECELVARQLYAQAGIGPQDIQTAVIYDHFTPYVLTQLEEYGFCKRGEAKDFLRAGEHMLGGHLPINTHGGQLGEAYIHGMNGVAEGVRQIRGQSYNQVADVEHVLVTAGTGVPTSGIILGASN is encoded by the coding sequence ATGAGTAAGCGTAGTTTAAGTGGTCAGGCGGCGATAGTCGGTATCGGTAATACCGAGTTTTCAAAAAATTCCGGGCGTAGTGAAATGCGTTTAGCGGTCGAGGCAGTGTTGGCAGCCTGTGCTGACGCCGGTATTGATCCCAGCGAAGTAGATGGCATCAGCACTTACACCATGGATAACAATCCTGAAATTGAAGTGCATCGTTTAATTGGCGGCAAGGAATTAAAATTCTTCTCACGTATTCATTACGGCGGTGGCGCTGCTTGTGCGCCGATACAGCAGGCGGCAATGGCTGTCGCAACAGGTGTTTGTGATTGTGTAGTGGTGTATCGCGCCATGAACGAACGGTCAGAGTATCGCTATGGTGCCGGTATGCAGGATCAGGCTCCGGATTCCAGTTTTGAAACCGTGCACTTTGGTTGGTATATCCCTCATGGTTTAGTCAGCCCTGCCTCATGGGTGGCAATGGCGGCATCAGCGTATATGGATAAATATGGCGCCACCAGTGAGGATTTTGGGCGGGTCTCAGTTAATGCCCGCGCGATGGCAGCGACGAATCCCAATGCCTGGTTTTATCAGCAGCCGATCACATTGGCAGATCATCAAAACAGTCGCTGGATTGCAGAGCCATTGCGGCTGTTAGATTGCTGTCAGGAGTCCGATGGCGCCGTCGCCTGTGTGATTGTGTCGGCTGAACGCGCTAAAGAGCTAAAACAAAAGCCGGCTTATATTCGTGGTGCCGCGCAGGGTGCTTGTGATGATCAGCAGATGATGACGTCTTACTACCGCGATGATATTACGCGGTTGACCGAATGTGAGTTAGTTGCCAGGCAGTTATATGCGCAAGCGGGCATAGGTCCACAGGATATTCAAACCGCCGTTATTTATGATCACTTTACGCCCTATGTATTAACCCAGTTAGAAGAGTACGGTTTTTGCAAGCGCGGTGAAGCGAAAGATTTTTTACGTGCCGGTGAACATATGTTGGGCGGACACTTGCCCATTAATACTCACGGTGGCCAACTAGGTGAAGCTTATATCCACGGTATGAATGGTGTGGCAGAAGGTGTGCGACAGATTCGAGGCCAGTCCTATAATCAGGTCGCTGATGTTGAACATGTATTGGTTACTGCCGGCACCGGTGTGCCAACCAGTGGTATTATTTTGGGTGCCAGTAATTAA